The following are encoded in a window of Pecten maximus chromosome 17, xPecMax1.1, whole genome shotgun sequence genomic DNA:
- the LOC117315440 gene encoding zinc finger protein 2 homolog, with product MRTRKSSVISGTTRPIQRQQWNSYEITHLRRAVTFIPEGNPEFWELVQQMVGTKTKEECWKQHQIDLVSGESTYPMETSIGVTDLRETSIEVNEPMEANIEEITDPREAGIGEFTDPREIQIEVTDPREGSIGEFTDQKEINIEVTDQRETSIGEVTDPREANIEVTDPREANIGEATGPRETRIDVTDPRETSIGEVTDPIETSIEVTDPRETSIGEVTDPREINIDITDPGEASIGEATDTTESNKGEFFENQDASHLATLDTRFKSSAKISYEQLEEKSIFEDKTSKCDVGEKERYNAEEQKRSSRNKRDGENYYQCDVCGNGFNIKSLFLRHYLLHKKAKLYNCDECGKGFTSRSWLHRHVRMHKEKSKGCKSKDVTKKPPCVYTEAKPYKCDICGKGFCDKSSVRRHLCDHKEERLYKCDVCGKEFKGQYDLKTHLRIHTGETPYKCDVCGKGFSDKSSVRRHLPVHTGENPYKCDVCNKEFSRVSHMRRHIRVHTGEKPYKCDVCGKGFCEVSSLKRHILDHKDERLYKCDVCGKGFNGQYGLKIHVRIHTGERLYKCDICGKRFSDKSNMRRHIPVHTGEKSYKCDVCGKGFSRMSHMRRHIRVHTEEKPYKCDVCSKGFSNMFNVRRHLRVHTGEKPYKCDVCNKEFNRESHLRRHVRVHTGEKPYKCDVCNKEFSRVSHLRRHVRVHTAEKPYKCDICGKRFSDKSSVKRHLSVHTGEKPNKCDVCHKGFSRVSHLRRHVRVHTEEKP from the exons AGCTGTTACCTTCATACCCGAGGGCAACCCAGAATTCTGGGAGTTGGTACAGCAGATGGTAGGAACCAAAACCAAGGAGGAATGTTGGAAGCAGCACCAGATAGACCTGGTATCAGGGGAAAGCACTTATCCAATGGAGACAAGCATAGGAGTAACTGACCTCAGGGAGACGAGCATAGAAGTTAATGAACCAATGGAAGCAAACATAGAAGAAATTACTGACCCAAGGGAGGCAGGCATAGGAGAATTTACTGACCCAAGGGAGATACAAATAGAGGTTACTGACCCAAGGGAAGGAAGCATAGGAGAATTTACTGACCAAAAGGAGATAAACATAGAAGTTACTGACCAAAGAGAGACAAGCATAGGAGAAGTTACTGACCCAAGGGAGGCAAACATAGAAGTTACTGACCCAAGGGAGGCAAACATAGGAGAAGCTACTGGCCCAAGGGAGACACGTATAGACGTTACTGACCCAAGGGAGACAAGCATAGGAGAAGTTACTGACCCAATTGAAACAAGTATAGAAGTTACTGACCCAAGGGAGACAAGCATAGGAGAAGTTACTGACCCAAGAGAGATAAACATAGACATTACTGACCCAGGGGAGGCAAGTATAGGAGAAGCTACTGATACAACAGAGTCAAACAAAGGAGAATTCTTTGAAAATCAAG ATGCCTCACATTTGGCTACACTGGATACCAGATTTAAATCATCTGCCAAAATATCATACGAGCAATTAGAAGAAAAGAGTATCTTTGAGgacaaaacatcaaaatgtgATGTTGGCGAAAAAGAAAGGTACAATGCAGAAGAGCAGAAACGTAGTAGCCGCAATAAAAGAGATGGAGAAAATTATTaccagtgtgatgtttgtggtaaCGGTTTCAACATTAAGTCATTGTTCTTGAGGCATTACCTGCTGCATAAAAAGGCAAAGTTATATAATTGTGATGAGTGTGGAAAAGGTTTCACTTCCAGGTCTTGGTTGCACCGCCATGTCCGAATGCATAAAGAGAAAAGTAAGGGATGCAAGTCGAAGGATGTTACAAAGAAACCCCCTTGTGTTTATACAGAAGCaaaaccatacaaatgtgatatATGTGGTAAAGGGTTCTGTGACAAGTCTTCTGTGAGGAGACACCTTTGTGACCATAAAGAAGAGAGACTgtacaaatgtgatgtttgtggtaaGGAGTTCAAAGGCCAGTATGATTTGAAGACACACCTTCGTATTCATACAGGAGAAACACCgtacaaatgtgatgtttgtggtaaGGGGTTCAGTGACAAGTCTTCTGTGAGAAGACACCTTCCTGTCCATACAGGAGAAAACCCgtacaaatgtgatgtttgtaATAAAGAGTTCAGTAGGGTGTCTCATATGAGGAGACACATTCGTGTCCATACAGGAGAAAAACCgtacaaatgtgatgtttgtggtaaAGGGTTCTGTGAAGTGTCATCTTTGAAGAGACACATTCTTGACCATAAAGATGAGAGACTgtacaaatgtgatgtttgtggtaaGGGGTTCAACGGCCAGTATGGTTTGAAGATACACGTTCGTATTCATACAGGAGAAAGACTATACAAATGTGACATTTGTGGTAAGAGGTTCAGTGACAAGTCTAATATGAGAAGACACATTCCTGTCCATACAGGAGAAAAATCgtacaaatgtgatgtttgtggtaaGGGGTTCAGTAGGATGTCTCATATGAGGAGACACATTCGTGTCCATACAGAAGAAAAACCgtacaaatgtgatgtttgtaGTAAAGGGTTCAGTAACATGTTTAATGTGAGGAGACACCTTCGTGTCCATACAGGAGAAAAACCGTATAAATGTGATGTTTGTAATAAAGAGTTCAATAGGGAGTCTCATCTGAGGAGACACGTTCGTGTCCATACAGGAGAAAAACCGTATAAATGTGATGTTTGTAATAAAGAGTTCAGTAGGGTGTCTCATCTGAGGAGACACGTTCGTGTCCATACAGCGGAaaaaccatacaaatgtgaCATTTGTGGTAAGAGGTTCAGTGATAAGTCTTCAGTAAAGAGACACCTTTCTGTTCATACAGGAGAAAAACCGaacaaatgtgatgtttgtcaTAAAGGTTTCAGTAGGGTGTCTCATCTGAGGAGACACGTTCGTGTCCATACAGAAGAAAAACCGTAA